A genomic segment from Pistricoccus aurantiacus encodes:
- a CDS encoding sodium:solute symporter family protein gives MDGYQIFNWGLLFITFALMIYLGYLSSKMMKKDDEGGFLLAGRSLGAFVGAGTIVATGFSGWGFVGSPGATYQFGAIEILGNFFFAPAMMIAVLYFASFLQAKAVDMGSNTIPEYVAQIHGGGALGRAVQGLAALITIILLLVFLTSQIKAVALLGANWLDIDLTSSALLMIGVIIIYTMLGGLAAVAWTDTVMVVGMCLAAVMIIVQILTSIDLGEWESTLNAMDPELLNPTTGAHYGDSPAMVFLVLPYAFLFAAVLPFMAVRFLAFKPDVKLHKMGIYVAIFGALLSLVPVVGLYVKAQVPDLADPDNAMPVYLEQFMPPALEGLITLFILFAMKSTANSLLHTVASATSHDLRLALFRNVFKSQNLVLWINRFAVVILGVAALLMMLYAPPFMLSWLGILGTGTLLASFIGPVFISTFWQGSAWGALVAMLVGFFTSGYMMLFADVGWLVGPLTGCAVSSVCYVGVSLVTKRVAFQKAPV, from the coding sequence ATGGACGGTTATCAGATTTTCAACTGGGGGCTCTTGTTCATCACTTTCGCCCTGATGATCTACCTGGGCTACCTGTCATCAAAGATGATGAAGAAGGACGACGAGGGCGGCTTCCTGCTGGCGGGGCGCTCTCTGGGGGCCTTTGTCGGCGCCGGCACCATCGTCGCCACCGGCTTCAGCGGCTGGGGTTTCGTGGGCTCGCCCGGTGCCACCTACCAGTTCGGTGCCATCGAGATACTGGGCAATTTCTTCTTCGCCCCGGCGATGATGATCGCGGTGCTGTATTTCGCGAGCTTTCTGCAGGCCAAGGCCGTGGACATGGGCAGCAACACCATTCCGGAATATGTCGCCCAGATTCACGGCGGTGGCGCCCTGGGCCGCGCGGTACAGGGCCTGGCGGCGTTGATCACCATCATCCTGCTGCTGGTATTCCTGACCAGTCAGATCAAGGCGGTGGCGCTGCTGGGCGCCAACTGGCTGGATATCGACTTGACCAGCAGTGCCCTGTTGATGATCGGCGTCATCATCATCTATACCATGCTGGGTGGTCTAGCGGCGGTGGCTTGGACGGATACGGTCATGGTCGTCGGCATGTGTCTGGCGGCGGTCATGATCATCGTGCAGATTTTGACCAGTATCGATCTGGGAGAATGGGAAAGCACTCTCAACGCCATGGACCCGGAACTGCTGAATCCCACCACCGGCGCCCACTATGGCGATAGCCCGGCAATGGTCTTCCTGGTGCTGCCTTACGCTTTTCTGTTCGCCGCGGTGCTGCCCTTCATGGCGGTGCGCTTCCTGGCCTTCAAGCCTGACGTCAAGCTGCACAAGATGGGGATTTATGTGGCGATCTTCGGTGCGCTGCTCAGTCTGGTGCCGGTAGTCGGTCTCTATGTCAAGGCCCAGGTGCCGGATCTGGCGGATCCGGACAACGCCATGCCGGTCTATCTGGAACAGTTCATGCCGCCGGCCCTTGAAGGCCTGATCACCCTGTTCATCCTGTTCGCCATGAAGTCCACTGCCAACTCGCTGCTGCACACCGTGGCCTCGGCGACCTCCCACGACTTGCGCCTGGCGCTGTTTCGCAATGTCTTCAAGAGCCAGAACCTGGTGCTGTGGATCAACCGCTTCGCGGTGGTCATCCTTGGGGTGGCGGCGCTGTTGATGATGCTCTACGCGCCGCCCTTCATGCTTTCCTGGTTGGGTATCCTGGGCACCGGCACGCTGCTGGCGAGCTTTATCGGACCGGTATTCATCTCCACCTTCTGGCAGGGTTCCGCCTGGGGGGCGCTGGTGGCCATGCTGGTCGGCTTCTTCACCAGCGGCTATATGATGCTGTTCGCCGACGTGGGCTGGCTGGTCGGGCCGCTGACCGGCTGCGCGGTGTCTTCGGTCTGCTATGTAGGTGTCTCATTGGTGACCAAGCGAGTAGCCTTCCAGAAAGCACCGGTATAG
- a CDS encoding LysR family transcriptional regulator — MKNIPTELLRTFVTIKDLGGFTSAGILLGRSQPAISLQIKKLEDILDTKLLLRGPQLTLTADGENVYQSAKKILELNDSLITKLTGENITGKVRLGIPSDLELAFLPKALKSFATIYPNISVEVDCEISKVIRQRYQQHFYDIILIMEPVDQEDTRDRRDYRIEQLEWVMAPDYLPSEKENISLIAYPQGCVYRSITENLLATHKIPYKTAYTSTSLLGLLSAVEAGLGITVMARSMVPSRVRSSSRTFILPQLGTVCIGLYYKQLEISTAAQRVVDFLRSGIANLEKIES, encoded by the coding sequence GTGAAAAATATTCCGACCGAGCTGTTGAGAACCTTTGTCACCATTAAAGACCTTGGGGGGTTCACTAGCGCCGGCATACTACTAGGTCGGTCACAACCAGCCATTAGCCTGCAAATAAAAAAATTAGAAGACATATTAGATACAAAGCTGTTGCTTAGGGGCCCCCAGCTGACGTTAACCGCAGACGGAGAAAACGTTTACCAATCTGCAAAAAAAATATTGGAATTAAATGACTCGTTGATAACGAAGTTGACCGGGGAAAACATCACGGGAAAAGTTCGCCTCGGCATTCCTAGCGATCTCGAACTAGCTTTTTTACCCAAAGCGCTTAAAAGCTTTGCAACAATCTATCCTAATATTTCTGTAGAAGTCGACTGCGAAATAAGCAAAGTAATACGGCAAAGGTATCAACAACATTTTTACGACATCATATTGATCATGGAGCCTGTGGACCAAGAGGATACGAGAGACAGGAGAGACTACCGCATCGAACAGCTAGAATGGGTTATGGCACCTGACTATCTGCCTTCTGAAAAGGAGAATATTTCCTTGATAGCTTATCCACAGGGTTGTGTCTATCGCAGCATAACCGAAAACCTGCTGGCTACACACAAAATTCCATATAAGACCGCTTATACTAGCACTAGCTTACTGGGGCTTTTATCGGCTGTGGAAGCAGGCCTTGGCATCACAGTAATGGCACGCTCCATGGTCCCAAGTAGAGTAAGATCTTCATCCAGGACATTCATTCTCCCGCAACTCGGCACTGTTTGTATCGGGTTATACTATAAGCAGCTTGAAATAAGCACCGCTGCTCAAAGAGTCGTGGATTTTCTGCGTTCAGGCATAGCAAACCTGGAAAAAATTGAATCATGA
- a CDS encoding BCCT family transporter: MKHAKPGEDSASPQPVEIPRFTGQDLPPIGRLVIQFVPPVAIIALIAVVLLNPDGVAAVIFDLRTFVTGGFTWMFILYSLFAVAVCAWLVFSKTAGRVRLGGPSAEKEFGNFAWYSMLFACGQGIGLIFWSVAEPIMLRDESPVFQAMEGNVAGGGIVWAYFHWGFTAWAMYCVVAVCLAYSHHNLGKTLTFREATVDILPRWAQGGAGVVVELLAIMATILGLSTSFGFAAMQFSSGLTSFTGLASTPIVWLIVIVGLGTLTAISAFFGISKGMRMISETNSILSVVLVVAVFVFGPTLFIVSNITQTFGSYFTNFINMSFWTDAPSTSEPLTSWQDSWNGWWTVFIWCWVIAFSPFVAGFIARISRGRTLREFVIGVTIVPSLIVMVWIGVLGSAAIFYDDKTERGVSAAVNADVASGLFATLEMIPIVGSLLLVVATVLVATYYVTSLDAGTYALADFVSSPKKAGAWFRVVLVASIAAVATILLTLGGSAVVDTVQTGTIIGAFPFSVVIMLMIANMIRRLLKRDRAIKQLEKAVNDPDPNVKISFDTNGEVQTTTVARESSRLGAQ, encoded by the coding sequence ATGAAACACGCCAAGCCGGGGGAGGACTCTGCATCTCCCCAACCTGTTGAGATTCCTCGCTTCACAGGCCAGGATCTGCCACCTATCGGCAGGTTAGTCATCCAGTTCGTACCGCCAGTAGCCATCATTGCCCTCATCGCGGTAGTGCTGCTCAACCCCGACGGTGTAGCCGCAGTCATCTTTGACTTGCGAACCTTCGTCACGGGTGGCTTTACCTGGATGTTCATCCTGTATTCGCTTTTTGCCGTGGCGGTATGTGCCTGGCTTGTATTCAGCAAGACCGCTGGCAGAGTGCGACTGGGAGGTCCCAGTGCGGAAAAGGAATTCGGCAATTTTGCCTGGTATTCGATGCTTTTTGCCTGTGGGCAAGGCATCGGACTCATTTTCTGGTCTGTTGCCGAGCCGATCATGCTCCGCGACGAAAGTCCCGTCTTTCAGGCGATGGAAGGTAATGTCGCTGGTGGCGGCATTGTCTGGGCCTACTTTCACTGGGGATTCACCGCCTGGGCCATGTATTGTGTGGTAGCAGTCTGTCTTGCCTACTCGCATCACAACCTGGGCAAGACCTTGACCTTTCGTGAGGCGACCGTGGATATTCTGCCGCGATGGGCGCAGGGTGGTGCCGGCGTAGTCGTCGAATTACTGGCGATCATGGCGACGATACTCGGCTTGTCCACATCCTTTGGGTTTGCGGCGATGCAGTTCAGTTCAGGGCTTACCTCCTTTACTGGCCTGGCTTCAACGCCTATCGTCTGGTTGATCGTCATTGTCGGCTTGGGGACCCTTACCGCCATCTCCGCTTTCTTCGGTATCAGCAAGGGTATGCGGATGATCAGTGAAACGAATTCGATCTTGAGTGTCGTGCTGGTTGTCGCCGTCTTCGTATTCGGACCTACCCTGTTTATTGTTTCCAATATCACCCAGACCTTCGGCTCTTACTTTACAAACTTTATCAACATGAGTTTCTGGACGGATGCGCCAAGTACCTCCGAACCTCTGACATCCTGGCAGGATAGCTGGAATGGCTGGTGGACCGTTTTCATCTGGTGTTGGGTCATTGCCTTCTCACCCTTCGTGGCGGGTTTTATCGCTCGTATTTCTCGCGGACGCACGCTTCGCGAATTCGTGATCGGAGTGACTATTGTTCCTTCACTGATCGTCATGGTGTGGATTGGAGTGTTGGGCTCTGCTGCCATCTTTTACGATGATAAGACAGAACGCGGCGTCTCGGCAGCGGTAAACGCAGATGTCGCCAGTGGTCTGTTCGCAACGCTTGAGATGATACCGATTGTCGGTAGCCTCCTCCTGGTAGTAGCTACCGTATTGGTCGCGACCTACTATGTCACATCGCTGGACGCTGGTACCTATGCCTTGGCGGACTTCGTGTCGTCGCCGAAAAAGGCGGGAGCCTGGTTCAGGGTGGTTTTGGTCGCCAGTATTGCCGCGGTTGCGACGATATTATTGACGCTGGGCGGTAGCGCTGTCGTGGATACGGTCCAGACCGGAACCATCATCGGCGCGTTTCCCTTCTCCGTTGTCATCATGCTCATGATAGCAAACATGATAAGACGGCTTTTGAAAAGAGATAGGGCGATCAAGCAATTGGAGAAGGCCGTGAATGATCCGGATCCAAACGTGAAGATAAGTTTCGATACAAACGGCGAGGTTCAGACAACTACGGTCGCAAGGGAGTCGAGTCGACTGGGCGCCCAGTGA
- a CDS encoding creatininase has product MKNIKIENMDWVSYKELTEGGKCKIILPVGAIEQHGPHMSLNPDVLIPSYIAEKVAEKADSMLVAPAISYGYKSQVKSGGGNFFPGTTCVSGSALEHYVFDVLQAYVNHGNREFILINGHFENSVYLCEAADKLVKHCDAHNISVKIYLLSYWDFISEETVAKVFPDGFTGWAVEHGGVLETSIMLSIHPELVDMSKAVDVEPASFPPYDVFPPDPSWVAPSGTLSSPVKATEEKGKLILDECIAGIVKHLN; this is encoded by the coding sequence ATGAAAAATATCAAGATCGAGAATATGGACTGGGTTTCCTACAAGGAGCTTACTGAAGGAGGAAAGTGCAAGATTATCCTTCCAGTAGGTGCGATTGAGCAGCATGGTCCTCATATGTCGCTCAACCCCGATGTGCTGATCCCAAGTTATATTGCCGAAAAGGTTGCAGAAAAAGCCGACAGTATGCTGGTAGCTCCAGCCATCAGCTATGGATACAAGTCACAAGTCAAATCAGGCGGCGGCAATTTCTTTCCAGGAACAACCTGTGTGTCCGGTAGCGCTTTGGAGCATTACGTTTTTGATGTCTTGCAAGCCTACGTGAATCACGGTAACCGTGAATTTATTCTGATTAACGGGCATTTCGAGAATTCTGTCTATTTGTGTGAGGCTGCCGACAAGTTGGTCAAGCATTGCGACGCACATAACATAAGTGTAAAGATATATTTATTATCCTATTGGGATTTCATCAGCGAGGAAACAGTTGCAAAAGTATTTCCCGATGGCTTCACCGGCTGGGCGGTTGAACATGGGGGCGTTCTCGAAACCTCTATCATGCTGAGCATTCATCCGGAACTGGTGGATATGTCCAAAGCCGTTGATGTCGAGCCGGCAAGTTTTCCTCCTTATGATGTCTTTCCTCCCGATCCTTCTTGGGTTGCACCCTCTGGAACCTTGTCTTCGCCGGTAAAAGCGACCGAGGAAAAAGGGAAACTTATCCTTGATGAGTGTATTGCAGGTATAGTAAAGCACCTGAATTGA
- a CDS encoding M24 family metallopeptidase — protein MELPSLIEIPNGEKVTPTFSDAEMRRRLEKLRQYMGENNVDAVVFTSYHNINYFSDFVYCKFGRDYGLVITQDSFTTVTANIDGGQPYRRTRLGDNIVYTDWQKDNFFKAIKQLCEGKKRVGVEYDHLTLQNQQKMKDALGNVEFTDIGMPTMKMRMIKSNEEIDLIRNGAQVADVGGEAIRDAIKAGVPEYEVALAGTQAMVREIAKRFPHSELMDTWVWFQSGINTDGAHNPVTSRKVQPGDILSLNTFPMISGYYTALERTLFCEHASDEHLRLWKVNCEVHERGIELIKPGVRCCDIAHELNEIFAKYDLLKYRTFGYGHSFGTLSHYYGREAGLELREDIDTVLEPNMVVSMEPMIMIPEGQPGAGGYREHDILVIHEDKTENITGFPYGPEHNIIK, from the coding sequence ATGGAACTGCCATCTCTTATCGAAATTCCCAACGGCGAAAAAGTTACCCCGACCTTTTCCGACGCGGAAATGCGCCGTCGACTGGAAAAGCTGCGCCAGTACATGGGGGAAAACAATGTCGACGCTGTGGTCTTCACGTCTTATCACAACATCAACTACTTCAGCGATTTCGTCTACTGCAAGTTCGGTCGTGACTACGGCCTGGTGATCACCCAGGACAGCTTCACCACCGTGACCGCCAACATCGACGGCGGCCAGCCCTATCGTCGCACCCGCCTGGGCGATAATATCGTCTATACCGACTGGCAGAAGGACAACTTCTTCAAGGCCATCAAGCAGCTCTGCGAAGGCAAGAAGCGCGTTGGCGTGGAATACGATCACCTGACCCTGCAGAACCAGCAGAAGATGAAGGACGCGCTGGGCAACGTGGAGTTCACGGATATCGGCATGCCCACCATGAAGATGCGCATGATCAAGTCCAACGAAGAGATCGACCTGATCCGCAACGGCGCTCAGGTAGCGGACGTGGGCGGCGAGGCGATACGCGACGCCATCAAGGCCGGCGTGCCGGAATACGAGGTGGCTCTGGCCGGCACCCAGGCCATGGTGCGAGAAATCGCCAAGCGCTTCCCCCACAGCGAACTGATGGATACCTGGGTGTGGTTCCAGTCCGGCATCAACACCGACGGCGCCCACAACCCGGTGACCAGCCGCAAGGTGCAGCCCGGCGATATCCTGAGCCTCAATACCTTCCCGATGATCTCCGGCTACTACACGGCCCTCGAGCGCACCCTGTTCTGCGAGCATGCCTCCGACGAGCATCTGCGGCTATGGAAGGTCAACTGCGAGGTGCACGAGCGCGGCATCGAGCTGATCAAGCCCGGCGTGCGCTGCTGCGACATCGCCCACGAGCTCAATGAGATCTTTGCCAAGTACGATCTGCTCAAGTACCGCACCTTCGGCTACGGCCACTCCTTCGGGACCCTGAGCCACTACTACGGTCGCGAGGCGGGCCTCGAGCTGCGCGAGGACATCGACACCGTGCTGGAGCCCAACATGGTGGTCTCCATGGAGCCGATGATCATGATTCCGGAAGGCCAGCCCGGCGCCGGCGGCTACCGCGAGCACGACATCCTGGTGATTCACGAGGACAAGACCGAGAATATCACCGGCTTCCCGTATGGACCCGAGCACAATATCATCAAGTAA